From a single Silene latifolia isolate original U9 population chromosome 6, ASM4854445v1, whole genome shotgun sequence genomic region:
- the LOC141588115 gene encoding ras-related protein RABG3a-like: MSSYTPSQDTLLKVIVLGDSGVGKTSLINTYVHKKFKLQFKPTIGADVVAKKLQVDGKKVSLQIWDTAGQERFQSLGPAFFRGADACVLVHDVNVQKSFDSLQTWYHEFIKQTDISDPTKFPFVVIGNKIDLDNGASRAVTTKRAKEWCASIGGEPDAVPYFETSAKENVNVDEAFLDIAKVALSKGHAQDIYYESMVGSLSEIEEAQSGGCPC, translated from the exons ATGTCGTCGTATACGCCTTCACAAGATACATTGCTCAAGGTTATAGTCCTTGGTGATTCTGG GGTTGGCAAGACCTCATTAATTAACAC ATACGTGCACAAAAAGTTCAAACTACAATTCAAGCCAACAATTGGTGCAGACGTTGTTGCAAAGAAATTACAAGTAGATGGCAAAAAAGTCAGTCTTCAG ATTTGGGACACGGCCGGACAAGAGAGGTTTCAAAGCCTAGGACCAGCATTTTTTAGAGGAGCAGATGCTTGTGTCTTAGTGCATGATGTTAATGTACAGAAATCTTTCGATTCACTTCAAACTTGGTACCATGAATTCATCAAACAG ACGGATATCTCCGATCCAACTAAATTTCCGTTTGTAGTAATTGGAAACAAGATTGATCTAGACAATGGTGCTAGTCGTGCG GTAACTACGAAGAGAGCAAAAGAGTGGTGCGCCTCCATAGGAGGAGAACCTGATGCTGTTCCATACTTTGAGACTTCAGCTAAGGAAAATGTAAATGTAGATGAAGCATTTCTTGATATAGCAAAAGTTGCACTTTCCAAAGGCCATGCTCAAGATAT ATACTACGAAAGTATGGTGGGGTCTCTTTCAGAAATTGAAGAAGCACAAAGTGGCGGATGTCCATGCTAG